One window of the Meiothermus sp. CFH 77666 genome contains the following:
- a CDS encoding dynamin family protein, whose protein sequence is MLDSNTLALAQDVRALLTRGLDALARVGIETKPLKQALLDLDGPFLLVVAGEFNSGKSSLLNALLGGDFLKEGVTPTTDRINLIGYGPEPKLQPQSPELVLIQLPHPLLKDVRLVDTPGTNAILQHHQVLTQKFLPRADLILFVTSADRPFTQSEADFLNFIRAWGKKVVLIINKMDLLTEPELQQVLEFVQKGADQTLGHIPPIFPVSARRARQGNVAQSHIPELEAHIRQVLTHEAALLKLGSPLGVLARLSEEAKPALETRLKEAEKQLATCRELDSLLQRHEERTRRDFNGQVALALQAIDEVRSRGERWLDEKVRFSKFLELLQSSKLKQSFIDDVVKGANQEIERRVLEAMNWLAKRDRELLEDALSLLREAPGLRQTEQVGPEERTIAGNLEEALRSFDAEAEAIQLRDFIQESLRGTALAEVGVMGLGLTILLVAQKIAFDILGIFATVFGAILATSILPRRKETAKARLRERLAELRSTLERALSETLNTEMQRTRERFNSLYRTPCTRLESSRDTTLAQLQQTEQLRTEALELRRRLG, encoded by the coding sequence ATGTTGGATTCCAACACATTGGCCCTGGCCCAGGATGTGCGTGCGTTGCTGACCAGAGGGCTGGATGCATTGGCTCGAGTGGGGATCGAAACCAAGCCGCTCAAGCAAGCCTTGCTGGATCTGGATGGCCCCTTCTTGTTGGTGGTAGCGGGCGAGTTTAACAGCGGTAAGTCGTCATTACTCAATGCGCTCCTGGGGGGCGATTTTTTGAAGGAGGGGGTCACGCCCACCACCGACCGCATTAATCTGATCGGCTACGGCCCCGAACCCAAGCTACAGCCGCAGTCCCCCGAGTTGGTGCTCATTCAGTTGCCGCATCCACTGCTCAAAGATGTACGGCTGGTAGACACCCCTGGCACCAACGCGATCCTGCAACATCATCAGGTTCTGACCCAGAAATTTCTCCCCCGCGCCGACCTGATACTGTTCGTCACCAGTGCCGACCGGCCCTTCACCCAGTCCGAAGCCGACTTCCTAAATTTCATTCGGGCCTGGGGCAAGAAGGTGGTGCTCATCATCAACAAAATGGATTTACTCACCGAGCCCGAGTTGCAGCAGGTGCTCGAGTTCGTCCAGAAAGGTGCCGACCAGACTCTGGGACACATCCCGCCTATCTTCCCGGTATCGGCCCGTCGGGCACGGCAAGGCAACGTGGCTCAAAGCCATATTCCCGAGCTCGAGGCCCACATCCGGCAAGTGCTCACCCACGAGGCCGCCCTCCTCAAGCTAGGTTCGCCCCTGGGGGTGTTGGCGCGGCTCAGCGAAGAAGCCAAACCCGCCCTGGAAACCAGGCTCAAAGAAGCCGAGAAGCAGCTTGCCACTTGCCGTGAGCTGGATAGCCTACTCCAGCGTCATGAAGAACGCACCCGCCGCGACTTCAACGGGCAGGTCGCGTTGGCGCTGCAAGCCATTGACGAGGTGCGCAGCAGGGGTGAACGCTGGCTGGACGAAAAAGTGCGTTTCTCCAAATTTCTCGAGCTGCTGCAATCCAGCAAGCTCAAGCAGAGTTTTATTGATGATGTGGTCAAAGGGGCCAACCAGGAGATCGAGCGCCGCGTACTCGAGGCCATGAACTGGCTGGCCAAGCGTGACCGCGAACTGCTCGAGGATGCCCTCTCGCTGCTGCGGGAAGCGCCCGGCCTGCGGCAAACCGAGCAGGTCGGCCCGGAAGAGCGCACCATTGCGGGCAACCTGGAAGAAGCCCTGCGCTCCTTTGATGCCGAGGCCGAGGCCATTCAGTTGCGCGATTTCATCCAGGAGAGCCTGCGCGGCACCGCCCTGGCAGAAGTGGGGGTGATGGGGCTGGGCCTGACCATCCTGCTGGTCGCCCAGAAAATTGCCTTCGATATTCTGGGTATTTTTGCCACGGTGTTTGGCGCTATTCTGGCTACCTCCATCCTGCCCCGCCGCAAAGAAACTGCCAAAGCCCGCCTGCGCGAACGGCTGGCGGAGTTACGCAGCACCCTCGAGCGGGCCTTGAGCGAGACCCTGAACACCGAGATGCAGCGCACCCGCGAACGTTTCAATAGTCTGTACCGCACCCCCTGCACCCGGCTGGAAAGCAGCCGCGACACTACTCTGGCCCAACTGCAACAAACGGAGCAATTAAGAACGGAAGCCCTCGAGCTGCGCCGTCGGCTGGGCTGA
- a CDS encoding universal stress protein gives MFNNILMAFDGSTHAQKAARLAADLARQYQAALCVVHTYDPVPDYLGEPYLQEVISRRTEAADRVMEQAQALLGELPKVETEVLEGPAAEVILRVAQVRHVDLIVMGTRGLGQLSGLLLGSQSQKVVTHAQCPVLLVR, from the coding sequence ATGTTCAACAATATCTTGATGGCGTTCGATGGCTCCACCCATGCCCAGAAAGCAGCCCGCCTGGCTGCCGATCTGGCCCGGCAGTACCAGGCTGCTCTTTGCGTGGTTCACACCTACGATCCGGTTCCCGACTATCTGGGTGAGCCCTACCTGCAAGAGGTGATCTCCAGGCGAACCGAGGCCGCAGACCGGGTTATGGAGCAGGCCCAGGCTTTGCTGGGGGAGCTTCCAAAAGTTGAAACCGAGGTGCTGGAAGGGCCCGCAGCAGAGGTCATTTTGCGAGTAGCCCAGGTGCGACACGTAGATCTGATCGTGATGGGTACCAGAGGCTTGGGACAGTTGAGTGGTTTACTGCTCGGCAGCCAGAGTCAGAAAGTGGTGACCCATGCCCAGTGTCCGGTATTGCTGGTGCGCTAG
- a CDS encoding response regulator: MAKLIAVDDSLADLKLIEQSLSQYHQVVLYQGSENVEQRIEAEKPDAVLLDVVMPGRNGYEVLRSLRRSEATKHIPVLVISSKGEPTDIEWGKRQGANGYLTKPYTPEALRKAVQEILQA; this comes from the coding sequence ATGGCAAAACTGATCGCAGTAGATGACTCTCTGGCCGACCTGAAGCTCATTGAACAATCGCTTTCGCAGTATCACCAGGTCGTGTTGTACCAGGGTAGCGAAAACGTAGAGCAACGTATCGAAGCCGAAAAGCCGGACGCGGTGCTGCTGGATGTAGTCATGCCGGGCCGCAACGGCTACGAGGTGCTGCGTTCACTGCGCCGAAGCGAGGCCACCAAACACATCCCGGTGCTGGTCATCAGCTCCAAAGGCGAACCCACCGACATCGAGTGGGGCAAACGCCAGGGCGCTAATGGCTACCTGACCAAACCCTACACCCCCGAAGCCCTGCGCAAGGCCGTGCAGGAAATACTTCAAGCCTAG
- a CDS encoding chemotaxis protein CheW: protein MINTAISKVWVLRLGSTYLGVEPKAFKEVLEVTQPTPVPLAPAPLMGLLSNQGQIVPVFDLCHVLQIAPSGSGIAALLEFEGQPLAFLIDEVVGLRTNLSGAWMAPSQHPLFSAILEEDGKSVQILEVRNLFAHLSEQMSTLAQASAIPGRAQAQA, encoded by the coding sequence ATGATCAATACCGCCATTAGCAAAGTATGGGTGCTGCGCCTGGGCAGCACCTATCTTGGCGTGGAACCCAAAGCATTCAAGGAAGTGCTGGAAGTCACCCAGCCCACTCCCGTCCCGCTGGCCCCCGCCCCCTTGATGGGACTGTTGAGCAACCAGGGCCAGATTGTGCCGGTGTTCGATCTGTGTCACGTTTTGCAAATTGCACCCTCTGGTTCTGGGATTGCGGCCTTGCTCGAGTTTGAAGGGCAGCCACTGGCTTTCCTAATTGACGAGGTGGTGGGGCTCCGTACCAACTTGAGTGGAGCCTGGATGGCCCCCAGCCAGCACCCACTATTCAGCGCCATTCTGGAAGAGGACGGCAAAAGCGTGCAGATCCTCGAGGTGCGCAATCTCTTCGCGCATCTATCTGAACAAATGTCCACCCTGGCACAAGCCTCGGCTATTCCTGGTCGGGCCCAAGCCCAAGCCTAA
- a CDS encoding MHYT domain-containing protein produces MNHDPFLVGVSFLVAIFASYAALATINYLRQGVAGRAWLWLGATTFGLGVWAMHFTAMTALQLEMVVAYDPLITLISVFFAVLGAAAAFQLVSKPKVGLAQVLGSGFFLGAGIGVMHYVGMFAMRLNAKLTFDLALVAVSVLVAVALGTFGIWTLTSQAFNLVPFRHLITAVITGSAIPFMHYTAMLAAKFTATDGDSMHSMIASGNLLSLNIFLLLAVVVIGLPMFLSSLLETSADKVPEAEA; encoded by the coding sequence ATGAACCATGACCCCTTTTTAGTAGGGGTTTCTTTCTTGGTCGCCATCTTCGCGTCTTATGCCGCATTGGCTACCATCAATTATTTGCGACAAGGAGTCGCCGGTAGAGCCTGGCTCTGGCTTGGTGCCACCACATTCGGGTTGGGGGTGTGGGCCATGCATTTTACCGCCATGACCGCCCTTCAACTCGAAATGGTGGTGGCTTACGATCCCCTCATCACCCTAATCTCGGTTTTCTTCGCTGTACTTGGTGCGGCGGCGGCTTTCCAGTTGGTCAGCAAGCCCAAGGTGGGCCTGGCTCAGGTGCTGGGCTCCGGCTTTTTTCTGGGGGCGGGCATCGGTGTGATGCACTACGTGGGCATGTTCGCCATGCGCTTGAATGCCAAACTAACCTTTGATCTTGCCTTGGTTGCAGTCTCGGTACTGGTAGCCGTAGCACTGGGTACATTTGGTATCTGGACACTCACCAGCCAGGCTTTTAATCTGGTTCCCTTCCGTCACCTGATCACCGCTGTCATCACCGGCTCGGCCATCCCATTCATGCACTACACCGCCATGCTAGCGGCCAAATTTACCGCAACCGATGGCGACAGCATGCACAGCATGATCGCCAGTGGAAATCTGCTTTCACTCAACATTTTCTTGCTGCTAGCGGTAGTGGTTATAGGATTGCCCATGTTCCTGAGTTCCTTGCTCGAGACTTCTGCAGACAAAGTACCGGAGGCCGAAGCATGA